Proteins found in one Plasmodium malariae genome assembly, chromosome: 13 genomic segment:
- the PmUG01_13027800 gene encoding RNA methyltransferase, putative, whose translation MKEKGKKDKKCIEKIKKKVKKGRYDKRTEGKAKHVDVPTNAQMNDVEFVHTNNLEETKNNLNEDINEFISKRIPNISRNLKVELFVAIPSTIINNRSDVIKSYLSSYLARIFTIFSISKVYIYDDQLANERLINKQTNYKSSENNYYKKEDINKCNQHADGSNRDEGKRSSKRSSSISDNIVSTNSRNGTWVANRECFNPQTEKKEKSEYSYLCKYLHYNLQYLETPQYLRKHLFPITHFLKHSGIMNAVDAPHHLRSDEWLPFREGVVVKKISNGIIVDVGLFSNALIENVSCIDIGTRVTVLFDAQSFEIFRKKNSKVLFTAKVIHPTIPKQYNVYWGYSIEILKSLSDIFNLQVDCIVGTSERGRVMDDVLSSLKNFSSILIVFGNRDGLEDLLIKEKEEEKKKSYSGEKKSRILNKILKKFDMFINTCPYQTSRTIRTEEAVTITLSLFHNMLK comes from the exons ATGAaggaaaaagggaaaaaggataaaaagtgtattgaaaaaataaaaaaaaaagtaaagaaagGAAGGTATGACAAAAGGACGGAGGGTAAAGCCAAGCATGTTGACGTTCCTACGAATGCACAAATGAACGATGTAGAATTCGTACATACGAATAATTtagaagaaacaaaaaataatcttAATGAAGATATAAACGAATTCATATCAAAGCGAATACCAAATATTAGTAGAAATTTAAAAGTAGAGTTATTTGTAGCCATACCCtcaacaataataaataatagaagCGATGTTATAAAATCATATTTATCAAGTTATTTGGCAAGAATATTTAccatattttctatttcaaAAGTGTATATCTACGATGATCAGTTAGCAAATGAACGTCTTATAAATAAGCAAACTAACTACAAAAGCAGTGAAAAtaactattataaaaaagaggaTATCAACAAGTGTAATCAGCATGCTGATGGCAGCAACAGGGACGAGGGAAAGAGAAGCAGTAAGAGAAGTAGTAGTATTAGTGATAATATCGTTAGTACGAATAGCAGAAACGGAACATGGGTTGCAAATAGGGAATGCTTTAACCCGCAAacagagaaaaaagaaaaatcggAATATTCCTACCTGTGCAAATACCTGcattataatttacaatatttaGAAACTCCACAGTATTTAAGAAAGCACTTATTTCCAAtaacacattttttaaaacactCAGGAATTATGAACGCAGTAGATGCTCCTCATCATTTAAGAAGCGATGAATGGCTTCCATTTAGAGAAGGAGTggttgtaaaaaaaatatctaatGGTATTATAGTTGATGTAGGTCTATTTTCAAATGCGTTAATTGAAAATGTTTCTTGTATAGACATAGGAACACGAGTTACTGTTTTATTTGATGCACAATCTTTTGAaatttttcgaaaaaaaaattcgaaaGTTTTATTCACAGCAAAGGTAATACATCCGACTATACCAAAGCAGTATAATGTATATTGGGGATATTCgatagaaattttaaaaagtttgagtgatatttttaatttgcaAGTTGACTGTATCGTAGGTACCTCGGAAAGGGGGCGGGTCATGGATGATGTGCTCTCTTCATTAAAAAACTTTAG CTCCATCCTCATTGTGTTCGGAAACAGAGATGGATTGGAAGATTTGCTGATcaaggaaaaagaagaagagaaaaaaaagagctaCAGTGGAGAGAAGAAAAGTAGGatcttaaataaaattttgaaaaaatttgaCATGTTTATTAACACGTGTCCCTATCAAACATCCAGGACAATAAGAACTGAGGAGGCCGTAACAATAACTCTTTCGTTGTTCCACAACATGCTCAAGTAG